In the genome of Nymphaea colorata isolate Beijing-Zhang1983 chromosome 9, ASM883128v2, whole genome shotgun sequence, one region contains:
- the LOC116260045 gene encoding magnesium protoporphyrin IX methyltransferase, chloroplastic: MATTALSSAFSFKARTPSFSNRRRTTPQVLPLPSVADLAAAASSMPDPNLDGTTVAIVGGGSLAALAAALSLSDPQKRRQEQAVAVGGDDKAVVRDYFNNSGFQRWKKIYGDTDEVNRVQLDIRLGHSKTVENVMKMLLDEGPLRGVSVLDAGCGTGCLSIPLAKEGALVYASDISAAMVAEAEKQAAEALEGMEGVQMPRFDVNDLEGVRGKYDTVVCLDVLIHYPQEKADEMIAHLASLAENRLLLSFAPKTLYYDLLKRIGELFPGPSKATRAYLHAEADVERALQRVGWKIQKRGLITTQFYFSRLVEAVPIASAS; the protein is encoded by the coding sequence atggcaaCCACGGCACTGTCTTCGGCTTTCTCTTTCAAAGCTCGGACACCATCTTTCTCAAACCGCCGGAGGACCACTCCCCAAGTGCTGCCGCTCCCTTCGGTTGCGGACCTCGCTGCTGCTGCCAGTTCAATGCCGGACCCCAATCTGGACGGCACCACCGTTGCCATCGTGGGTGGTGGCTCGCTTGCCGCTCTTGCGGCGGCGCTATCCCTTTCCGACCCTCAGAAGAGGCGGCAGGAGCAGGCAGTGGCCGTGGGCGGCGACGACAAGGCTGTGGTGAGGGACTACTTTAACAACTCTGGCTTCCAGCGGTGGAAGAAGATTTACGGCGACACGGACGAGGTGAACCGCGTGCAGCTGGACATTCGCTTGGGCCACTCCAAGACTGTGGAGAACGTCATGAAGATGCTGCTGGACGAGGGACCCCTTCGTGGAGTCTCCGTGCTCGACGCCGGCTGCGGGACGGGCTGCCTATCGATTCCTCTGGCTAAGGAAGGGGCCCTGGTGTACGCCAGTGACATCTCGGCAGCAATGGTGGCCGAGGCGGAGAAGCAGGCAGCCGAGGCGCTCGAGGGAATGGAAGGTGTTCAGATGCCTAGGTTTGACGTGAATGATTTGGAGGGCGTGCGGGGAAAGTATGATACGGTGGTCTGCTTGGACGTTCTGATACATTACCCTCAGGAGAAGGCCGACGAAATGATTGCGCATTTGGCGTCTCTGGCAGAGAACAGGCTGCTGCTCAGCTTCGCTCCCAAGACTCTGTATTATGATTTGTTGAAGAGAATTGGGGAGCTCTTTCCTGGTCCTTCGAAGGCTACTAGGGCGTATCTGCACGCTGAGGCTGATGTAGAGAGGGCATTGCAGCGCGTCGGATGGAAGATTCAGAAGCGGGGTTTGATTACCACTCAGTTCTATTTCTCTCGGCTGGTTGAGGCCGTCCCTATTGCTTCAGCTTCTTAG
- the LOC116260044 gene encoding CBL-interacting serine/threonine-protein kinase 9-like, whose amino-acid sequence MSTSARTRVGRYEMGRTLGEGSFAKVKFARNVATGDIVAIKILDKEQVLRHKMIEQIKREISTMKLIKHPNVVQLYEVMASKTKIYIVLEFVDGGELFDKIAKHGRLKEDEARRYFQQLINAVDYCHSRGVFHRDLKPENLLLDSYGALKVSDFGLSALSQQVREDGLLHTACGTPNYVAPEVLKDKGYDGTTADVWSCGVILFVLMAGYLPFDEANHTALYKKIYKAEFTCPSWFSSNAKKLIHRILDPNPLTRIKISEILEDEWFKKGYKPPRFENGEDVSLDDVNAVFNNSQEHFVTERKEKPESMNAFQLISMSEGFNLGNLFEKQMGIVKRETQFTSQRPASEIISRIEETAKPLGFNVQKQNYRMKLQGDKSGRKGHLSVATEVFEVAPSLHMVELRKTGGDTLEFHKFYKTFQAGIKDIVWTPEGTEEGSEKPAK is encoded by the exons ATGAGCACGTCTGCGCGAACGCGCGTGGGGAGGTATGAGATGGGGAGGACCCTCGGGGAGGGCAGCTTCGCGAAGGTGAAGTTCGCGAGGAACGTCGCCACGGGCGACATCGTCGCTATCAAGATTCTCGACAAAGAGCAGGTCCTCCGCCACAAGATGATCGAGCAG ATAAAACGAGAAATTTCCACCATGAAGCTGATCAAGCATCCAAACGTCGTCCAGCTTTATGAG GTGATGGCAAGCAAAACAAAGATATATATCGTGCTTGAATTTGTTGATGGCGGAGAGCTGTTTGATAAAATT GCTAAACATGGGAGACTTAAGGAGGATGAAGCAAGGAGGTACTTCCAGCAGCTCATCAATGCTGTTGATTATTGTCACAGCAGAGGCGTATTCCACAGGGATTTGAAG CCTGAAAATTTGTTGCTTGATTCCTATGGCGCCCTTAAGGTTTCAGACTTTGGACTAAGTGCCTTGTCACAGCAAGTGCGG GAGGATGGCCTCCTTCATACTGCTTGCGGAACACCAAACTATGTTGCTCCTGAG GTTCTAAAGGATAAAGGCTATGATGGTACTACTGCTGATGTGTGGTCCTGTGGCGTCATTCTGTTTGTTCTTATGGCCGGTTACCTGCCTTTTGATGAGGCAAACCACACAGCTTTATACAAAAAA ATTTACAAAGCAGAATTCACATGTCCTTCATGGTTTTCTTCAAATGCAAAGAAGCTGATTCATCGCATTCTTGACCCCAATCCTTTGACG CGTATAAAAATTTCGGAAATTTTGGAGGATGAATGGTTTAAGAAAGGCTATAAGCCACCACGTTTTGAGAATGGGGAGGACGTAAGCCTTGATGATGTCAATGCTGTTTTCAATAATTCGCAG GAACACTTTGTaacagaaaggaaagagaaaccTGAATCAATGAATGCATTTCAGCTTATTTCGATGTCAGAAGGGTTCAATCTTGGAAATCTATTTGAGAAACAAATG GGCATCGTTAAGAGGGAGACACAGTTTACTTCTCAGCGGCCTGCATCAGAAATAATTAGCAGAATTGAGGAAACTGCTAAACCTCTTGGTTTCAACGTTCAAAAACAGAATTATAGG ATGAAGCTGCAAGGTGACAAGAGCGGAAGAAAGGGCCACTTATCAGTAGCTACAGAG GTTTTTGAGGTGGCACCTTCTCTTCACATGGTTGAACTCCGCAAGACCGGAGGTGACACGCTTGAGTTTCACAAG TTCTATAAGACTTTTCAAGCAGGAATAAAGGATATAGTCTGGACGCCTGAGGGTACCGAAGAAGGGAGCGAGAAG CCTGCAAAATAA
- the LOC116260083 gene encoding beta-carotene isomerase D27, chloroplastic produces the protein MELGLHTISFRPPLTPSYNRNIRLIRCGIAEPSGVPAPMGQKTRYKDGFFEKAFMTLFARKMEKFASAKDGAAKGWYDYESFVDVSKRVVQGRSRKEQQEVVREVLLSMLPPGAPAQFRKLFPPTKWAAEFNAAITVPFFYWLVGPSEVIEVEVNGVKQQSGVLIKKCRYLENSGCVGMCVNMCKIPTQDFFTNEFGLPLTMNPNFEDMSCEMVYGQAPPPLELDLVSKQACYAEICTMANKNSTVCPKVQF, from the exons ATGGAGCTCGGCTTGCATACCATCAGTTTCAGACCGCCGCTGACGCCGTCTTATAATCGAAATATTCGCTTGATTAGATGCGGCATCGCCGAGCCTTCCGGCGTGCCGGCACCGATGGGGCAGAAGACTCGGTACAAGGACGGTTTCTTTGAGAAGGCTTTCATGACTCTGTTTGCCCGAAAAATGGAGAAGTTTGCTTCAG CCAAGGATGGAGCTGCCAAGGGATGGTATGATTATGAGAGTTTCGTGGATGTCTCAAAGCGAGTGGTGCAAGGACGGTCCCGGAAGGAACAGCAGGAAGTTGTAAGAGAGGTGCTCCTGTCGATGCTTCCTCCTGGTGCGCCCGCTCAG tttCGGAAATTATTTCCTCCAACGAAGTGGGCCGCAGAGTTCAATGCTGCTATAACCGTGCCATTCTTTTACTGGTTGGTTGGGCCTTCTGAG GTTATCGAAGTGGAGGTCAATGGGGTGAAGCAACAAAGTGGCGTCCTTATAAAGAAATGCAG gTACCTGGAAAATAGTGGATGTGTTGGCATGTGCGTGAATATGTGCAAGATTCCTACGCAAGATTTTTTCACAAACGAATTTGGACTTCCCTTGACTATGAATCCAA ATTTTGAGGATATGAGTTGTGAGATGGTATATGGCCAGGCACCTCCTCCTTTGGAGCTTGATCTGGTGTCAAAACAAGCTTGTTATGCAGAAATAT GTACCATGGCCAACAAGAACTCCACAGTCTGTCCTAAAGTACAATTTTGA
- the LOC116260081 gene encoding endoglucanase 1-like, protein MAIREVSLWLLLLCICSCCAWSKSVELNYADALAKSILFFEGQRSGKLPASQRMTWRADSGLTDGAADDVNLAGGYYDAGDNVKFGFPMAFTTTMLAWSVIEFGSSMKGQLENAKAALRWSTDYLLKAANAKPNTLYVQVADPNADHRCWERPEDMDTPRGVYKVTPQNPGSDVAAETAAALAAASIVFRQSDPSYSNQLLRTAIKVFDFADEHRGAYSDSLGSVVCPFYCSYSGYNDELLWGASWLHRASQETAYMGYIQSNGHILGGEDDVYTFSWDDKRVGTKILLSKAFLMDKLEELEVYKVHSDNFICSLVPGTPQFQAQYTPGGLLFKGISGSNLQYVTTTAFLLVTYAKYMRTTGEAVSCGATTVTAANLVSLAKKQVDYILGVNPAKMSYMVGFGDKYPQHIHHRGSSLPSVRVHPQPIHCGDGFQFLYNSSPNPNVLVGAVVGGPDSQDNFADDRNNYQQSEPATYINAPLVGALAFLAETVQKPVLY, encoded by the exons ATGGCAATCAGAGAAGTAAGCCTTTGGCTGCTCCTGCTATGCATATGCTCCTGCTGTGCTTGGAGCAAGTCAGTGGAGCTCAACTATGCAGATGCACTGGCCAAGTCCATTCTCTTCTTCGAAGGACAACGGTCGGGCAAGTTACCGGCGTCGCAGCGCATGACCTGGAGGGCTGATTCTGGCTTGACAGATGGTGCAGCCGATGAC GTTAATCTAGCTGGAGGATACTATGACGCTGGAGACAACGTCAAGTTTGGCTTCCCCATGGCATTCACGACGACCATGCTGGCGTGGAGTGTCATTGAGTTCGGAAGCTCCATGAAGGGGCAGCTTGAGAATGCCAAAGCTGCACTCAGATGGAGTACTGACTACCTCCTCAAGGCTGCAAATGCCAAACCAAACACCTTATATGTGCAA GTGGCAGATCCTAATGCAGATCATAGATGCTGGGAGAGGCCAGAGGACATGGATACACCACGCGGGGTTTACAAGGTGACCCCACAAAACCCCGGGTCGGATGTTGCCGCAGAGACTGCTGCAGCTCTTGCTGCAGCTTCAATTGTGTTTCGCCAATCTGATCCTTCGTATTCCAACCAACTGCTTCGGACGGCCATCAAG GTTTTCGATTTCGCGGACGAACACAGAGGTGCCTATAGTGACTCTCTCGGTTCTGTAGTTTGTCCCTTCTATTGTTCCTACTCCGGCTATAAC GATGAACTCCTTTGGGGTGCATCATGGCTACACAGAGCATCTCAGGAGACAGCATATATGGGATACATTCAATCCAATGGCCACATCTTGGGAGGAGAAGATGATGTTTACACGTTCAGTTGGGACGACAAGCGAGTTGGAACGAAAATTCTGCTTTCAAAG GCTTTTTTGATGGACAAACTCGAAGAACTAGAGGTGTATAAAGTACACTCTGACAATTTCATTTGCTCGTTAGTTCCAGGAACGCCACAGTTTCAGGCTCAATATACACCAG GAGGGTTGCTCTTCAAAGGAATCAGTGGAAGCAATCTGCAATACGTGACAACAACAGCTTTTCTACTCGTGACATACGCCAAGTACATGAGAACCACAGGGGAAGCCGTCTCCTGCGGGGCCACAACCGTCACGGCTGCCAACCTCGTCTCACTTGCTAAGAAACAG GTCGATTACATTCTTGGTGTTAACCCAGCAAAGATGTCATACATGGTGGGATTTGGAGATAAATATCCACAGCACATCCATCACCGAGGTTCTTCACTTCCATCAGTGCGTGTTCACCCTCAACCCATCCACTGTGGTGATGGCTTCCAATTCCTCTACAACAGCTCTCCAAACCCAAATGTGTTGGTGGGCGCGGTGGTCGGTGGACCTGATAGCCAAGACAACTTCGCTGATGACCGGAACAACTATCAGCAGTCGGAGCCAGCCACATACATCAATGCACCTCTTGTTGGCGCTCTTGCTTTTCTTGCAGAGACAGTGCAGAAGCCAGTCCTTTACTGA
- the LOC116260080 gene encoding leucine-rich repeat receptor-like protein kinase PEPR1, with protein MALRPIFLFLLLLRIVSPSTSLHPHDGIRLLSFRDGFSKSSLHAIQWNRSDPSSFCRWPGVICYRDSLSVRSLNLSGYGLAGTLNRTADLCRLPRLVLLDLSSNSLSGAIPPELGNCTRLASLYLNYNLFEGSIPHELFRLTELTLIDLGNNQITGAIPGEVSHWRKLQYLGLYNNFLSGGVPEDVFLLPNLESLYLNTNNLTGALPEFGAEQCSISDLWVHENMLSGTLPLSLRKCRSLTNFYSSDNRFVGNLHEYFGELLNLEVVDLSRNRLAGGIPRTLGNLHNLKELVLSQNNLTGSIPWELGNCSQLTAVSVWGNRLSGSIPRSFGNLGNLSELYLFDNMLVGSLPPELGNCSSLFELKVQSNFIRGPIPLEVFKLRSLRVFHAFDNHLEGEIPREVGKLTDLVELGLYNNSLSGRIPVEIAALRKLKFLSLAYNNLAGEIPPGLRGDGLPYLEKLDLTGNGLYGRIPDGLFTFDSLVVLDLGGNRLNGSFPAPLGTSRSLRRVILANNLLGGSIPANLKQNTGISYLDLRGNLLEGSIPPILGFWSNLSMLDISNNQLSGSVPREFGNLHRLQILRISSNRLNGSLPSELGNCENLIELDLSKNMMAGAIPTKLTDLVGLQKLLLQENGITGSIPNSLSSLQGLFELQLGDNMLGGAIPESIGSLHHLSFMLNLSGNRLTGEIPASLGKLDKLQILDLSNNNLSGEIPSGLSSMLSLSFVNISFNQLSGSLPSSWTRLLSSSPMSFVGNVGLCIEDNVGKACKRELDHDANKTRKEVAAGLIGGMFVVINLCVIIYLLATRIVLVRRALRQVKTHDRTNDYLPHNLTFEEIMEVTEDLDEKYLIGKGGHGAVYKVGCTSGKIWAVKKMCTSELEFTTEIKILSMVKHRNIVKMAGHCIRGGLVLAVYEYLEGGTLFDLLHGVNYCGALDWDVRYRISLGIAQGLSYLHHDCPAQIVHRDVKSRNILLDSELEPKIADFGTAKLVCVSESSCSGSTRSSIVGTLGYMAPENGFSARVDEKSDVYSYGVVLLELLCRKLPVDPSFDDGIDIVTWAHKNSDKSDDCCPFCFLDEEISYWLENEKCKAAKLLDLALSCTQWDRDVRPSMREVVDILIKMDSEKGPQTDAAVKDTSILSIHDKI; from the exons ATGGCTCTGAGAcccatcttcctcttcttattATTACTAAGGATCGTCTCTCCGTCGACTTCTCTTCATCCCCACGACGGGATTCGTCTTCTTTCCTTTCGCGACGGCTTCTCCAAGTCTTCCCTCCATGCGATCCAATGGAACCGAAGCGACCCTTCCTCCTTCTGCCGCTGGCCTGGCGTCATCTGCTATCGAGATAGCCTTTCCGTCAGATCCCTCAACCTCTCTGGCTATGGCCTCGCTGGAACCCTCAACCGCACCGCCGACCTCTGTCGACTTCCTCGCCTCGTTTTACTCGACCTCAGCTCCAACTCGCTTTCTGGAGCGATCCCGCCCGAGCTCGGCAACTGCACGAGACTCGCGTCTCTGTACCTGAACTACAACCTCTTTGAAGGATCGATTCCGCACGAACTCTTTCGGTTGACGGAGCTGACGCTGATCGACCTCGGCAACAACCAGATCACCGGAGCCATTCCTGGCGAGGTAAGCCATTGGCGAAAACTCCAGTACTTGGGGCTCTACAACAATTTCTTGAGCGGCGGGGTTCCGGAGGACGTGTTTCTTTTGCCCAATCTTGAATCTCTGTATCTGAACACTAACAACCTCACCGGAGCATTGCCGGAGTTCGGGGCCGAACAGTGCAGTATATCAGATCTCTGGGTCCATGAGAACATGCTCTCTGGGACTTTGCCCCTTAGCTTGAGGAAATGCCGTTCTCTTACTAACTTTTATTCCTCTGACAACCGCTTCGTCGGAAATCTCCACGAGTATTTTGGCGAGCTTTTGAATCTTGAAGTCGTTGATCTCAGCAGAAACAGACTAGCAGGTGGGATACCGAGAACCTTAGGAAATCTACACAACTTGAAAGAGCTAGTGCTTTCTCAGAACAATCTCACTGGGAGCATACCTTGGGAGCTTGGTAATTGTAGTCAATTGACTGCGGTTTCAGTCTGGGGAAATAGGCTCTCCGGGTCGATTCCTCGCTCGTTTGGCAATCTTGGTAATCTGAGTGAACTGTATCTGTTTGATAATATGCTGGTAGGTTCTTTGCCCCCCGAGTTGGGGAACTGTAGCTCTCTGTTCGAGCTCAAGGTTCAGAGTAATTTCATCCGGGGACCCATCCCGTTGGAGGTCTTTAAGCTTCGGAGTCTTCGGGTATTTCATGCTTTTGACAATCACCTTGAAGGTGAAATTCCTCGAGAGGTTGGAAAATTGACGGATCTTGTTGAGTTGGGTTTGTACAATAACAGTCTTTCCGGGCGAATTCCTGTCGAGATAGCTGCTCTGAGGAAGCTGAAGTTTCTGTCATTAGCTTACAATAACCTTGCCGGGGAGATACCTCCAGGCCTTCGTGGTGATGGTCTTCCTTATTTAGAGAAGCTGGATTTGACGGGCAATGGTCTCTATGGCCGCATTCCGGATGGGCTTTTCACTTTTGATTCGTTGGTAGTTTTGGATCTCGGCGGCAACCGTCTAAATGGCAGTTTTCCTGCTCCGTTAGGAACGTCTCGGTCCCTTAGGCGGGTAATTCTGGCCAATAATCTCCTCGGAGGGAGTATACCCGCTAATCTGAAGCAGAACACGGGGATATCATATTTGGATCTTAGAGGCAACTTGCTGGAAGGATCAATACCACCCATTCTGGGCTTCTGGAGCAATCTGTCAATGTTAGATATCTCGAATAACCAACTATCCGGGTCTGTTCCCCGTGAGTTCGGTAACCTACACAGGTTGCAGATTCTGAGGATTTCATCAAACAGGCTAAATGGAAGTCTTCCTTCTGAACTGGGTAACTGTGAAAACCTTATAGAATTGGATCTCAGTAAGAATATGATGGCAGGGGCCATTCCGACTAAGCTGACAGATTTAGTGGGATTGCAGAAGTTGCTGCTTCAGGAAAATGGAATCACAGGAAGCATCCCCAACTCACTGTCATCACTTCAAGGGCTTTTTGAACTGCAACTTGGAGACAACATGCTGGGGGGTGCTATTCCTGAAAGCATTGGCAGTTTGCACCACCTTTCATTCATGTTGAACCTGAGCGGCAACAGACTTACGGGAGAAATACCAGCTAGCTTAGGGAAGCTTGacaaacttcaaattttagatcTTTCAAACAACAATCTCTCTGGAGAGATCCCTTCAGGATTGAGCAGTATGCTTTCTCTTTCGTTCGTTAATATATCATTCAATCAGTTATCTGGTAGCCTTCCGTCTAGCTGGACGCGCTTACTGTCTTCATCACCAATGTCATTTGTTGGTAACGTCGGCCTGTGCATTGAGGACAATGTCGGAAAGGCTTGCAAGAGAGAATTGGATCACGATGCgaacaaaacaagaaaggaagTTGCTGCTGGACTTATTGGTGGAATGTTCGTTGTGATTAACTTATGCGTCATCATATATTTGCTGGCAACTCGTATCGTTCTTGTCCGCCGGGCCCTTCGTCAAGTTAAAACTCACGATAGAACAAATGACTACCTACCACATAACCTGACGTTTGAGGAGATAATGGAGGTAACTGAAGATCTTGATGAAAAGTATCTAATTGGGAAAGGCGGCCATGGGGCAGTGTACAAGGTAGGATGTACTTCTGGGAAAATTTGGGCGGTGAAAAAGATGTGCACTTCCGAACTGGAGTTCACAACAGAAATCAAGATTCTTAGCATGGTCAAGCATCGTAACATAGTAAAAATGGCCGGTCATTGCATCAGGGGAGGCCTTGTTTTAGCAGTTTATGAGTATCTTGAAGGTGGGACTCTTTTTGATCTCCTACATGGCGTGAACTACTGTGGTGCCCTTGATTGGGATGTTCGGTATCGTATTTCCCTGGGCATTGCGCAAGGCTTATCCTACCTTCACCATGACTGTCCTGCGCAAATTGTTCACAGAGATGTGAAATCCAGAAATATTCTGCTGGATTCTGAACTCGAGCCAAAGATTGCTGATTTTGGAACGGCAAAACTAGTATGTGTTTCTGAGAGCTCATGTTCAGGATCCACAAGATCATCAATTGTTGGCACTCTTGGGTACATGGCTCCAG AAAATGGTTTCTCGGCACGCGTAGATGAAAAAAGTGATGTTTATAGCTATGGAGTCGTCTTATTGGAGCTCCTTTGCAGAAAGCTGCCCGTGGATCCAAGCTTTGATGATGGTATTGATATTGTGACTTGGGCTCATAAAAACTCGGATAAGAGCGATGACTGTTGCCCGTTTTGTTTTCTTGACGAAGAAATTAGTTACTGGCTAGAAAATGAGAAATGCAAAGCAGCGAAATTGCTTGACTTAGCATTATCTTGCACACAGTGGGATCGTGATGTAAGGCCTTCTATGAGGGAAGTAGTTGATATTCTAATAAAGATGGATTCGGAGAAAGGTCCGCAGACTGATGCTGCAGTGAAGGATACCTCCATCCTTTCTATCCACGACAAGATTTAG